The Streptomyces sp. Mut1 genome window below encodes:
- a CDS encoding 4-hydroxy-3-methylbut-2-enyl diphosphate reductase: MGRMTATTSRRVLLAAPRGYCAGVDRAVIAVEKALEQYGSPVYVRHEIVHNKYVVQTLEKKGAIFVEETAEVPEGSIVMFSAHGVAPTVHQEAAERKLATIDATCPLVTKVHKEAVRFAQDDFDILLIGHEGHEEVIGTSGEAPEHITLVDGPDDVSNVEVRDPSKVVWLSQTTLSVDETMETVGALKEKFPLLISPPSDDICYATQNRQIAVKQMGADADLVIVVGSKNSSNSVRLVEVALGAGAGASHLVDGADEIDEAWLDGVSTVGVTSGASVPEVLVDGVLAWLAERGFEDVEIVKAAEESIVFSLPKELRRDLRAEAAALKGE; the protein is encoded by the coding sequence ATGGGACGCATGACTGCTACGACCTCCCGACGCGTCCTCCTCGCCGCTCCCCGTGGCTACTGCGCGGGCGTGGACCGTGCCGTGATCGCCGTGGAGAAGGCCCTGGAGCAGTACGGCTCCCCGGTCTACGTGCGCCACGAGATCGTCCACAACAAGTACGTCGTGCAGACCCTGGAGAAGAAGGGCGCGATCTTCGTCGAGGAGACGGCGGAGGTCCCCGAGGGCTCGATCGTGATGTTCTCCGCGCACGGCGTCGCCCCGACCGTGCACCAGGAGGCGGCCGAGCGGAAGCTCGCCACCATCGACGCGACCTGCCCGCTGGTCACCAAGGTCCACAAGGAGGCCGTCCGCTTCGCGCAGGACGACTTCGACATCCTTTTGATCGGCCACGAGGGCCACGAGGAGGTCATCGGCACCTCCGGCGAGGCCCCCGAGCACATCACCCTGGTCGACGGCCCCGACGACGTCTCGAACGTCGAGGTCCGCGACCCGTCGAAGGTCGTCTGGCTCTCCCAGACCACCCTCTCGGTGGACGAGACGATGGAGACGGTCGGCGCGCTCAAGGAGAAGTTTCCGCTGCTGATCTCGCCCCCGAGCGACGACATCTGCTACGCCACGCAGAATCGCCAGATCGCGGTGAAGCAGATGGGCGCGGACGCCGACCTGGTGATCGTCGTCGGCTCGAAGAACTCGTCGAACTCCGTCCGCCTGGTCGAGGTCGCCCTCGGCGCGGGCGCGGGCGCCTCCCACCTGGTCGACGGCGCCGACGAGATCGACGAGGCCTGGCTCGACGGCGTCTCCACGGTCGGCGTCACCTCCGGCGCCTCCGTGCCCGAGGTGCTGGTCGACGGCGTGCTGGCGTGGCTGGCCGAGCGGGGTTTCGAGGACGTCGAGATCGTGAAGGCGGCCGAGGAGTCGATCGTCTTCTCGCTCCCGAAGGAGCTGCGCCGCGACCTGCGCGCGGAGGCGGCGGCCCTGAAGGGCGAGTAG
- a CDS encoding exodeoxyribonuclease VII small subunit, with protein sequence MTDDGTASAAATGTLGYEQARDELIEVVRRLEAGGTSLEDSLALWERGEELAKVCRHWLEGARARLDAALAGPAGGEGGEGDSRPGGSTAADAG encoded by the coding sequence ATGACGGACGACGGGACGGCGAGCGCCGCCGCGACGGGCACACTCGGTTACGAGCAGGCGCGCGACGAGCTGATCGAGGTGGTGCGCCGGCTGGAGGCGGGCGGGACCTCGCTGGAGGACTCCCTCGCGCTCTGGGAGCGCGGCGAGGAGCTGGCGAAGGTCTGCCGGCACTGGCTGGAGGGCGCCCGCGCCCGGCTGGACGCGGCCCTGGCGGGCCCGGCCGGCGGCGAGGGCGGCGAAGGCGACAGCAGGCCCGGCGGCTCGACGGCGGCCGACGCGGGCTGA
- the xseA gene encoding exodeoxyribonuclease VII large subunit yields MALNTSPEAPLPVGDVSRLIGGWIDRLGAVWVEGQITQLSRRPGAGVVFLTLRDPSHDISVSVTCFRQVFDRIADVVSEGARVVVLAKPEWYAPRGQLSLRATEIRPVGIGELLVRLEQLKKSLAAEGLFALDRKRPLPFLPQLIGLVCGRASAAERDVLENARRRWPAVRFEVRNTAVQGVHAVNQVVGAVKELDGIPEVDVIVVARGGGSVEDLLPFSDEELIRTVAACRTPVVSAIGHEPDSPLLDLVADVRASTPTDAAKKIVPDVGEELDRVRQLRDRALRTVRGLLDREERGLAHALGRPCMEHPRRMVDERAAEVDALAGRSRRVLGHLLDRADSELAHTRARVLALSPAATLERGYAVLQRADGHVVRDPGDAGAAGETLRARVSGGEFAVRVAE; encoded by the coding sequence ATGGCTCTGAACACTTCTCCGGAAGCCCCGCTGCCCGTCGGTGACGTGTCGCGGCTGATCGGCGGCTGGATCGACCGGCTCGGCGCGGTCTGGGTCGAGGGCCAGATCACCCAGCTGTCCCGGCGGCCGGGGGCCGGTGTGGTGTTCCTGACGCTGCGCGACCCGTCGCACGACATCTCGGTGAGCGTGACGTGCTTCCGGCAGGTCTTCGACCGGATCGCCGATGTGGTGTCGGAGGGGGCGCGGGTCGTCGTCCTCGCCAAGCCCGAGTGGTACGCGCCCCGGGGGCAGCTGTCGCTGCGGGCGACGGAGATACGGCCGGTCGGCATCGGCGAGCTGCTGGTGCGGCTGGAGCAGCTGAAGAAGTCGCTGGCCGCCGAGGGCCTGTTCGCCCTCGACCGCAAGCGGCCGCTGCCCTTCCTGCCCCAGCTGATCGGCCTGGTCTGTGGCCGGGCGTCGGCGGCCGAGCGCGATGTGCTGGAGAACGCCCGCCGCCGGTGGCCCGCCGTCCGCTTCGAGGTCCGCAACACGGCCGTGCAGGGGGTGCACGCGGTCAACCAGGTGGTGGGGGCCGTCAAGGAGCTGGACGGCATCCCGGAGGTCGACGTCATCGTCGTGGCGCGGGGCGGCGGCAGCGTCGAGGACCTGCTGCCGTTCTCGGACGAGGAGCTGATCCGTACGGTCGCGGCCTGCCGTACGCCGGTGGTCTCGGCGATCGGGCACGAGCCGGACTCCCCGCTGCTGGACCTGGTCGCGGACGTACGGGCGTCCACGCCCACGGACGCGGCGAAGAAGATCGTGCCCGACGTGGGCGAGGAGCTGGACCGGGTGCGGCAGCTGCGGGACCGGGCGCTGCGGACGGTACGGGGGCTGCTCGACCGGGAGGAGCGGGGCCTGGCCCACGCGCTGGGGCGGCCCTGCATGGAGCATCCGCGGCGGATGGTGGACGAGCGCGCGGCGGAGGTCGACGCGCTGGCCGGGCGTTCCCGCCGGGTGCTGGGCCATCTGCTGGACCGGGCGGACTCGGAGCTGGCCCACACCCGCGCCCGGGTCCTCGCGCTGTCGCCCGCCGCGACCCTGGAGCGCGGCTACGCGGTGCTCCAGCGCGCCGACGGGCACGTGGTCCGGGACCCCGGGGACGCGGGCGCGGCCGGGGAGACGCTGCGGGCGCGGGTGTCGGGGGGCGAGTTCGCGGTGCGGGTCGCCGAGTGA
- a CDS encoding malonic semialdehyde reductase — protein MSLVLDPAAQDLLFREARTANTFTDEPVTEEQVQAIYDLVKYGPTAFNQSPLRVVLVRSDEARARLVTHMAEGNQPKTSTAPLVAILAADNEFHEELPGLLPHFPQAKEMFFSERPVRESAASLNAALQAAYFIIGVRAAGLAAGPMTGFDAAGIEKEFLDGDHKLLMVVNIGKPGEDAWFPRLPRLAYDEVVKTV, from the coding sequence ATGTCCCTCGTTCTTGACCCCGCTGCCCAGGACCTCCTCTTCCGCGAGGCCCGCACCGCCAACACGTTCACCGACGAGCCGGTGACCGAGGAGCAGGTCCAGGCCATCTACGACCTGGTCAAGTACGGCCCGACCGCCTTCAACCAGTCGCCGCTGCGCGTCGTGCTGGTCCGCTCGGACGAGGCCCGCGCCCGCCTCGTGACGCACATGGCCGAGGGCAACCAGCCCAAGACCTCGACCGCCCCGCTGGTCGCGATCCTGGCCGCCGACAACGAGTTCCACGAGGAGCTGCCGGGCCTGCTGCCGCACTTCCCGCAGGCCAAGGAGATGTTCTTCTCGGAGCGCCCGGTCCGTGAGTCGGCCGCCTCGCTGAACGCCGCCCTCCAGGCCGCCTACTTCATCATCGGCGTCCGCGCCGCCGGCCTGGCCGCCGGCCCGATGACCGGTTTCGACGCCGCGGGCATCGAGAAGGAGTTCCTGGACGGCGACCACAAGCTCCTGATGGTCGTCAACATCGGCAAGCCGGGCGAGGACGCCTGGTTCCCGCGCCTGCCGCGTCTCGCGTACGACGAGGTCGTCAAGACCGTCTGA
- a CDS encoding TetR/AcrR family transcriptional regulator C-terminal domain-containing protein produces MAARRARGQRAGLTRRAVLEAALRLVDREGMKALSMRRLGDELGVEAMTVYHHVPNRSALLDGMVEQVVAEAVPPAFGAATWRADLDAYAHALAAALGAHPNAVPLLLSRAAMTPHNLGMIEAVVGMLYEAGFRLPRTLDIIYSLTSFVVGHAAAQVGHIDGAGSLASFDAESYPLMVRAAREAGGDTADARFDFALDALLSGFERELADTRAS; encoded by the coding sequence ATGGCGGCCAGAAGGGCTCGCGGGCAGCGTGCCGGGCTCACTCGCCGGGCCGTCCTGGAGGCGGCCCTGCGGCTTGTCGACCGGGAAGGGATGAAGGCGCTGTCGATGCGGCGGCTCGGTGACGAGCTGGGGGTGGAGGCGATGACCGTCTACCACCACGTGCCGAACAGGAGCGCGCTCCTGGACGGGATGGTCGAGCAGGTCGTCGCCGAGGCCGTGCCGCCCGCATTCGGCGCCGCCACCTGGCGGGCGGACCTGGACGCCTACGCCCACGCGCTGGCCGCCGCGCTCGGCGCCCATCCGAACGCCGTGCCGCTCCTGCTGTCCCGGGCCGCCATGACCCCCCACAACCTGGGGATGATCGAGGCCGTGGTGGGGATGCTGTACGAGGCGGGCTTCCGGCTGCCGAGGACCCTGGACATCATCTACTCGCTGACCAGCTTCGTCGTCGGGCACGCCGCCGCGCAGGTGGGCCACATCGACGGGGCCGGCAGTCTGGCCTCGTTCGACGCGGAGTCGTATCCGCTGATGGTCCGCGCCGCCCGGGAGGCGGGCGGGGACACGGCCGACGCCCGCTTCGACTTCGCGCTCGACGCGCTGCTGTCCGGATTCGAGAGGGAGCTCGCGGACACGCGGGCGTCGTGA
- a CDS encoding APC family permease: MAGSGTDSGSGAGGADGGGSTEQARLRRTLGFRDLVVYGLLFIAPMAPVGVFGTLDAKSDGAVALVYVVATVVMAFTAFSYAQMVRVAPLAGSVFAYARKGLGEGPGFIAGWMAMLDYLLIPAVAYLFSGIAMNSLVPGVSRWVWTALAVVLTTLLNLWGVRAAARVGFAVLAMEIVVLLVFLVSAVVVLVRDGAQRGWLTPLTGDSAFSTTAVLGAVSVAVLSYLGFDAIATFAEEVTGGSAKVARALLFCLVLAGTLFVAQAYLAALLEPMTSAELAADPVAQGSAFYDTVDSAVGTWLHDLVAVSKAIGAAFAALAGQAAAGRLLFAMARERRLPALLSRVDPRSGVPRIAILIAAVVTLVAAVWAARRDDGLDHLVSVVDVGALTAFVLLHASVVGWFVVRRMEGPPSRWRHVLVPVIGAGVLIAVIVEATGSAQVVGACWFVVGLVVLLAQRGRRREAV, translated from the coding sequence ATGGCCGGCAGCGGTACGGATTCCGGCAGTGGTGCGGGCGGCGCGGACGGCGGCGGCTCCACGGAGCAGGCGCGGCTGCGGCGGACGCTGGGGTTCCGGGACCTGGTGGTCTACGGGCTGCTCTTCATCGCCCCGATGGCCCCCGTCGGCGTGTTCGGGACGCTCGACGCGAAGTCGGACGGCGCGGTCGCGCTGGTGTATGTGGTGGCGACCGTCGTGATGGCCTTCACCGCCTTCAGTTACGCGCAGATGGTGCGGGTCGCCCCGCTGGCCGGTTCGGTGTTCGCGTACGCCCGCAAGGGGCTCGGCGAGGGGCCGGGGTTCATCGCCGGGTGGATGGCGATGCTGGACTACCTGCTGATCCCGGCCGTGGCCTACCTCTTCTCCGGGATCGCGATGAACTCACTGGTGCCCGGGGTCTCCCGGTGGGTGTGGACGGCGCTCGCGGTGGTCCTGACGACGCTGCTCAACCTGTGGGGCGTACGGGCGGCGGCCCGGGTCGGTTTCGCGGTGCTGGCGATGGAGATCGTGGTGCTGCTGGTGTTCCTGGTGTCCGCCGTGGTGGTGCTGGTCCGGGACGGGGCGCAGCGCGGCTGGCTGACGCCGCTCACCGGCGACTCCGCCTTCTCCACGACGGCGGTGCTGGGCGCGGTGTCCGTGGCGGTCCTCTCGTACCTCGGTTTCGACGCCATCGCGACGTTCGCGGAGGAGGTGACGGGCGGTTCGGCGAAGGTGGCGCGGGCGCTGCTGTTCTGCCTGGTGCTCGCGGGCACGCTGTTCGTGGCGCAGGCGTATCTGGCCGCCCTGCTGGAGCCGATGACCTCGGCGGAGCTGGCCGCCGATCCGGTGGCCCAGGGCTCGGCCTTCTACGACACGGTGGACTCCGCGGTCGGCACCTGGCTGCACGATCTGGTGGCCGTGAGCAAGGCGATCGGGGCGGCGTTCGCGGCGCTGGCGGGGCAGGCGGCGGCGGGGCGGCTGCTGTTCGCGATGGCCCGTGAGCGCAGGCTGCCGGCGCTGCTGTCCCGGGTCGATCCGCGCTCCGGCGTGCCCCGGATCGCGATCCTGATCGCCGCCGTCGTGACGCTGGTGGCGGCGGTGTGGGCGGCCCGGCGGGACGACGGCCTCGACCATCTGGTCTCGGTCGTGGACGTCGGGGCGCTGACGGCGTTCGTCCTGTTGCACGCGTCGGTGGTCGGCTGGTTCGTGGTGCGGCGGATGGAGGGGCCGCCGAGCCGGTGGCGGCACGTGCTGGTGCCGGTGATCGGCGCGGGGGTGCTGATCGCGGTGATCGTGGAGGCGACCGGGAGCGCCCAGGTGGTGGGCGCCTGCTGGTTCGTGGTGGGGCTCGTGGTGCTCCTCGCGCAGCGGGGAAGGCGGCGGGAGGCTGTCTAG
- a CDS encoding ABC transporter ATP-binding protein yields the protein MITLLLRVLGHQHARPMRRTLTLMTVTAVAEGLSYALLAPVLRALLGDTPGDAWPWLGAFGAAVAACAVLRFLSDMSGFRVGTSLLRGVYHRLGDHLARLPLGWYSSARVGEVSVLAGQGVLRAMSVIAHLLGPFVSAAVTPLTVVVVILGLNWQLGLAVLAGVPVVAAVQTLAGRRTVAEDAERATRDREATGRVIEYLWAQPVLRAGGRTAERFGLLDDALRQVQRASRRSALAALPGAVGLTLTVQALFTAVLGLGAYLALGGHLGAAELLTVLVLATRCADPLLSLAELGGKLRAARGELARLDVLLRTEPLPQAADPVEPAGHGVEFDSVTFRHGEHTVFDGLSVSLADGQWLAVVGPSGAGKSTLLQLLARFYDVDAGTVRVGGVDVREIGTETLMAQFAIVFQDVYLFDGTIEDNVRLGRPGATEAEVRAAAGAARLDEVIERLPEGWATPVGEGGARLSGGERQRVSIARALLKDAPIVLLDEVTSALDPVSESAVHAAVEHLVAGRTVVSVAHRLHTVRRADRIVFVDGGRIVEEGSHEELLRLGGRYAGFWELTPDPSAARPAPDPVLPPVR from the coding sequence ATGATCACCCTGCTGCTGCGCGTGCTGGGCCATCAGCACGCCCGCCCGATGCGCCGCACCCTCACCCTGATGACGGTGACCGCGGTGGCCGAGGGCCTGTCCTACGCCCTGCTGGCGCCCGTGCTCCGGGCCCTGCTCGGCGATACGCCGGGGGACGCCTGGCCCTGGCTGGGCGCGTTCGGGGCGGCGGTCGCCGCGTGTGCGGTGCTGCGCTTCCTCAGCGACATGTCGGGGTTCCGCGTCGGCACCTCGCTGCTGCGCGGCGTCTACCACCGCCTCGGCGACCACCTGGCCCGGCTGCCGCTCGGCTGGTACAGCTCGGCCCGGGTGGGCGAGGTGTCGGTCCTGGCCGGTCAGGGCGTGCTGCGGGCCATGAGCGTGATCGCGCACCTGCTGGGACCGTTCGTCTCCGCCGCCGTCACCCCGCTGACGGTCGTCGTCGTGATCCTCGGGCTCAACTGGCAGCTGGGGCTGGCCGTCCTGGCCGGGGTCCCCGTCGTGGCGGCGGTCCAGACCCTGGCCGGGCGCCGCACGGTCGCCGAGGACGCGGAGCGCGCCACCCGCGACCGGGAGGCCACCGGGCGGGTCATCGAATACCTCTGGGCGCAGCCGGTCCTGCGCGCCGGCGGCCGGACCGCCGAACGCTTCGGGCTCCTGGACGACGCCCTGCGCCAGGTCCAGCGGGCCTCACGCCGCTCCGCGCTCGCCGCGCTGCCCGGCGCGGTGGGCCTGACGCTGACCGTGCAGGCGCTGTTCACCGCGGTGCTGGGTCTGGGGGCGTACCTCGCGCTCGGCGGACACCTCGGGGCGGCCGAGCTGCTGACGGTCCTGGTGCTGGCGACGCGCTGTGCGGATCCGCTGCTGTCGCTGGCCGAGCTGGGCGGCAAACTGCGCGCGGCCCGGGGCGAACTGGCCAGGCTGGACGTCCTGCTGCGCACCGAGCCGCTGCCGCAGGCCGCCGATCCCGTCGAACCGGCCGGCCACGGGGTGGAGTTCGATTCGGTCACCTTCCGGCACGGCGAGCACACCGTGTTCGACGGCCTGTCGGTGTCCCTCGCCGACGGTCAGTGGCTGGCGGTCGTGGGGCCGTCGGGCGCGGGCAAGAGCACCCTGCTGCAACTGCTCGCCCGGTTCTACGACGTGGACGCGGGCACGGTGCGCGTCGGTGGCGTGGACGTGCGCGAGATCGGCACCGAGACGCTGATGGCACAGTTCGCCATCGTCTTCCAGGACGTCTACCTCTTCGACGGCACGATCGAGGACAACGTGCGCCTGGGCCGGCCCGGGGCCACGGAGGCCGAGGTGCGTGCCGCCGCCGGGGCGGCGCGGCTGGACGAGGTGATCGAGCGGCTGCCCGAGGGGTGGGCCACTCCCGTGGGTGAGGGCGGCGCCCGCCTGTCGGGCGGTGAGCGCCAGCGCGTCTCCATCGCCAGGGCGCTGCTGAAGGACGCCCCGATCGTGCTGCTGGACGAGGTGACGTCCGCGCTGGACCCCGTCAGCGAGTCGGCCGTCCACGCCGCCGTCGAGCACCTGGTGGCGGGCCGGACCGTGGTGTCGGTGGCCCACCGGCTGCACACCGTACGGCGCGCCGACCGCATCGTCTTCGTCGACGGCGGCCGGATCGTCGAGGAGGGCAGCCACGAGGAACTGCTGCGCCTCGGCGGCCGCTACGCGGGGTTCTGGGAGCTCACCCCGGACCCCTCGGCGGCAAGGCCGGCACCGGACCCCGTTCTCCCGCCGGTGAGGTGA
- the ppgK gene encoding polyphosphate--glucose phosphotransferase, protein MEIFGVDIGGSGIKGAPVDLDRGDLARERHKVLTPDPATPGDVAGCVAEVVGHFDWKGPVGITFPGVVTGGLTRTAANVDKGWIDLDARTLLGDKLGLPVTVLNDADAAGVAEMTFGAGRGRKGTVIVLTFGTGIGSALFIDGRLVPNTELGHLELHGHDAEKRASTKAKEDEDLGWQHWARRVQKYLAHVEMLFSPELFIVGGGISRKADKFLPLIEDVRAEMVPAELQNNAGIVGAAMAAAGS, encoded by the coding sequence ATGGAGATCTTCGGCGTGGACATCGGCGGATCCGGGATCAAGGGCGCTCCCGTGGACCTGGACCGCGGAGACCTGGCGCGGGAGCGCCACAAGGTACTGACACCGGACCCGGCCACACCCGGTGACGTGGCCGGGTGCGTGGCCGAGGTCGTCGGCCACTTCGACTGGAAGGGCCCGGTCGGCATCACCTTCCCGGGCGTGGTCACCGGCGGCCTGACCCGTACCGCGGCCAATGTCGACAAGGGCTGGATCGACCTGGACGCCCGCACCCTCCTCGGCGACAAGCTGGGCCTGCCCGTCACCGTGCTGAACGACGCGGACGCGGCGGGCGTCGCCGAGATGACGTTCGGCGCGGGCCGGGGCCGCAAGGGCACGGTGATCGTGCTGACCTTCGGTACGGGCATCGGCAGCGCGCTCTTCATCGACGGCCGGCTCGTACCCAACACCGAGCTGGGCCACCTGGAGCTGCACGGCCACGACGCCGAGAAGCGCGCCTCCACGAAGGCCAAGGAGGACGAGGACCTGGGCTGGCAGCACTGGGCGCGCCGGGTGCAGAAGTATCTGGCCCACGTGGAGATGCTGTTCTCGCCCGAGCTGTTCATCGTCGGCGGCGGGATCAGCCGCAAGGCCGACAAGTTCCTGCCGCTGATCGAGGACGTACGGGCCGAGATGGTGCCGGCGGAGCTTCAGAACAACGCGGGCATCGTGGGCGCGGCGATGGCGGCGGCCGGCAGCTGA
- a CDS encoding DUF6542 domain-containing protein: MSAPAGRDGRAVSPAVTALRRLPNPRLTGIGAGLFAAAVMFLLGCLDQLLFDGSAAVFGVLFLPVSALTAFWVRPADLVTAPIGVPIAFAVGIIPISGGTGGLGGRTMAVVTALAVHAGWLYGGTLVAGLIATVRKVRLMRARQRRMLLAAQTARPAAQSPSPAPAPRPAGRAPRRPSQR, translated from the coding sequence ATGAGCGCGCCCGCCGGGCGCGACGGCCGGGCGGTGTCCCCCGCCGTGACCGCCCTGCGCCGGCTGCCCAATCCCCGGCTCACCGGCATCGGCGCCGGACTGTTCGCGGCCGCCGTCATGTTCCTGCTCGGCTGCCTGGACCAGCTGCTGTTCGACGGGTCGGCGGCGGTGTTCGGTGTGCTCTTCCTGCCGGTCAGCGCCCTGACCGCGTTCTGGGTGCGGCCGGCCGACCTGGTGACGGCGCCGATCGGCGTGCCCATCGCCTTCGCGGTCGGGATCATCCCCATCTCGGGTGGCACCGGCGGCCTCGGCGGCCGGACCATGGCCGTCGTCACCGCCCTCGCGGTCCACGCCGGCTGGCTGTACGGGGGCACCCTCGTCGCCGGCCTCATCGCGACCGTACGCAAGGTGCGGCTGATGCGGGCCCGGCAGCGGCGGATGCTGCTGGCCGCGCAGACCGCCCGGCCCGCCGCGCAGTCCCCTTCACCGGCACCGGCTCCGCGCCCGGCCGGGCGCGCCCCCCGCCGCCCGTCCCAGCGCTGA
- a CDS encoding ABC transporter ATP-binding protein — protein MALQRKNQSADAAHAQEEPPRGRSTTAFLRPYAGGFAAVVVLQVVGALAGLAPLLAVVELGRTLLAPGPADHGHVRLVVIAGAAGLFVKLLCTAAAAGGAHLLDGRVQLTLRRELAARLGRVPISWLSGRRRGELAKLVGDDVGAVHPFIAHTPGELASAFVVPLASLVYLFTIDWRLTLITLIPVVAAVALVPLMMTPARLREQAEFDAAMARIADSVVEFVQGIAVVKAFGGGERAHREFRSAADAFVATFSRWVRGMAPIAASMQLVLAPPFVLLTVLIGGAALITGGTLAPADLLPFLLLGLGLTAPVAALGHGFDELQAARRAVGRIRDVLAVPPLPEPAHPVAPHGHRVELREVRFGYEPDHEVLRGVDLVLEPGTVTVLVGPSGSGKSTLVQLLPRFIDPTAGSVRLGGVDLRELAGRELYRQVSFVFQDVRLLNASVRDNIALAAPDATAGDVERAARLANIHDRVLELPHGYDTVIGEEARLSGGEAQRVALARALLADTPVLVLDEATSFADPLTEQAVRRALDTLRDGTRTFLVIAHRLETVTGADAVAVLEDGVIAEYGPPGELLAEGGRFAALWRTRQPAVPAGEGERL, from the coding sequence ATGGCCTTACAACGTAAGAATCAGTCGGCGGATGCCGCTCATGCGCAGGAGGAACCCCCGCGGGGGCGGAGCACGACAGCGTTTCTGCGGCCGTACGCGGGGGGCTTCGCGGCCGTGGTCGTCCTCCAGGTCGTCGGCGCCCTGGCGGGGCTGGCACCGCTGCTCGCGGTCGTCGAGCTGGGGCGCACCCTGCTCGCGCCGGGTCCGGCCGACCACGGCCATGTCCGTCTCGTCGTGATCGCGGGTGCGGCCGGACTGTTCGTCAAGCTGCTGTGCACGGCCGCCGCGGCGGGCGGCGCCCATCTGCTGGACGGCCGGGTGCAGCTGACACTGCGCCGGGAACTGGCCGCGCGGCTGGGGCGGGTGCCGATCAGCTGGCTCTCCGGCCGCCGACGCGGTGAGCTGGCGAAGCTGGTGGGCGACGACGTCGGCGCGGTGCACCCGTTCATCGCCCACACCCCCGGGGAGCTGGCCTCCGCCTTCGTCGTGCCGCTGGCCTCGCTGGTGTACCTGTTCACCATCGACTGGCGGCTGACGCTGATCACCCTGATCCCGGTGGTCGCGGCGGTGGCGCTGGTCCCGCTGATGATGACCCCGGCCCGGCTGCGCGAACAGGCCGAATTCGACGCGGCGATGGCGCGGATCGCCGACTCCGTCGTGGAGTTCGTCCAGGGCATCGCGGTGGTCAAGGCCTTCGGCGGGGGTGAACGCGCGCACCGCGAGTTCCGCTCGGCCGCCGACGCGTTCGTCGCCACCTTCAGCCGCTGGGTACGGGGGATGGCCCCGATCGCCGCGAGCATGCAGCTGGTCCTCGCGCCGCCCTTCGTGCTCCTGACCGTGCTCATCGGCGGCGCCGCACTGATCACCGGCGGGACGCTGGCCCCGGCCGACCTGCTGCCGTTCCTGCTGCTGGGGCTCGGGCTGACCGCCCCGGTGGCGGCGCTCGGCCACGGCTTCGACGAACTGCAGGCCGCTCGCCGCGCGGTCGGCCGCATCCGCGACGTGCTCGCCGTACCGCCGCTGCCGGAGCCCGCGCACCCGGTCGCGCCGCACGGCCACCGGGTGGAGCTGCGCGAGGTCCGCTTCGGCTACGAACCGGACCACGAGGTCCTGCGCGGGGTCGACCTCGTACTGGAACCGGGGACGGTCACCGTGCTCGTCGGACCCTCCGGGAGCGGCAAGTCCACGCTGGTCCAGCTGCTGCCCCGGTTCATCGACCCGACGGCCGGCTCGGTCCGCCTGGGCGGCGTCGACCTGCGCGAACTGGCCGGCCGTGAGCTGTACCGGCAGGTCTCCTTCGTCTTCCAGGACGTCCGGCTGCTGAACGCCTCGGTCAGGGACAACATCGCGCTGGCGGCGCCCGACGCCACCGCGGGCGACGTGGAACGGGCCGCCCGCCTGGCCAACATCCACGACCGGGTCCTCGAACTCCCGCACGGCTACGACACGGTGATCGGCGAGGAGGCCCGGCTGTCGGGCGGCGAGGCCCAACGGGTCGCGCTCGCCCGCGCCCTGCTGGCCGACACTCCCGTCCTGGTGCTCGACGAGGCGACGTCCTTCGCCGACCCGCTCACCGAGCAGGCCGTGCGGCGCGCCCTGGACACGCTGCGGGACGGCACCAGGACCTTCCTGGTCATCGCGCACCGCCTGGAGACCGTGACCGGCGCCGACGCCGTCGCGGTCCTGGAGGACGGAGTGATCGCCGAGTACGGGCCGCCCGGCGAACTGCTCGCCGAGGGCGGGAGGTTCGCCGCCCTGTGGCGTACCCGGCAGCCGGCGGTCCCCGCGGGAGAGGGCGAGCGGCTGTGA